The Deltaproteobacteria bacterium genome includes a window with the following:
- a CDS encoding FKBP-type peptidyl-prolyl cis-trans isomerase, with translation MTFKMTLKWMAFLVVVLMTAQVCAEEPQVLKTQKDKVNYGIGVSVVRNFKQQGFEIDLDAVVKGMKDAHSGVKLLMTDAEIHKTMASFQKELRLKQRQTKIIAAADNKKEGDAFLAENKKKVGVVTLPSGLQYIVLKAGDGKKPTDADTVECHYRGTLIDGTEFDSSDRSKQPATFTVTGVIPGWREALKLMPMGSKWQLFIPPQLAYGERGSGSIGPNATLIFELELLAVK, from the coding sequence ATGACATTTAAGATGACTTTGAAGTGGATGGCGTTTTTGGTAGTCGTGCTTATGACTGCTCAGGTGTGTGCCGAGGAGCCGCAAGTTCTGAAGACGCAAAAAGACAAGGTGAATTACGGCATCGGAGTCAGTGTAGTGAGAAACTTCAAGCAGCAGGGATTCGAGATCGACCTCGATGCTGTGGTAAAAGGCATGAAGGACGCACACTCGGGCGTAAAGCTTCTCATGACCGATGCGGAAATCCATAAAACCATGGCCTCGTTTCAGAAGGAACTGAGGTTAAAACAGAGGCAGACCAAGATAATAGCGGCGGCTGATAACAAAAAAGAAGGGGACGCCTTTCTGGCTGAGAATAAGAAGAAGGTAGGCGTGGTGACCCTACCGAGCGGGCTACAGTATATAGTCCTCAAGGCGGGAGATGGCAAGAAGCCGACAGACGCAGACACGGTAGAGTGTCACTACCGGGGCACCCTCATCGATGGGACCGAATTCGACAGCTCTGATCGCAGCAAGCAACCCGCAACCTTCACGGTCACAGGGGTCATCCCCGGCTGGCGGGAAGCGCTGAAGCTCATGCCTATGGGTTCGAAATGGCAGCTCTTCATTCCTCCTCAGCTCGCGTATGGAGAGCGGGGATCTGGCAGTATCGGGCCGAACGCGACACTCATCTTTGAGCTGGAACTCCTTGCCGTCAAGTGA
- a CDS encoding transglycosylase SLT domain-containing protein yields the protein MFANIIKHISGITVLFGFLILSLVLTSSSLADVYRYVDENGVIHLTNVLMGPRFKVLIKERPDNNFKQGRDLGTYDELIAGAAGKYGVDISLVKAVIKAESNFNHKAVSRKGARGLMQLMPQTAIALGVSDSFHPGDNIDGGIRYLSSLIGLYNGDLLLALAAYNAGEGAVAKYRGIPPYAETRTYVRCVLDHYKRYKKESKTTATVLVKQPQSEESQTYSLHSF from the coding sequence ATGTTCGCAAATATCATCAAACATATATCGGGGATCACCGTGTTGTTTGGCTTCCTGATCCTCTCTCTCGTGCTGACATCTTCCTCCCTTGCCGATGTGTACAGGTATGTCGACGAGAATGGGGTCATCCATCTGACCAATGTACTCATGGGCCCCCGGTTCAAGGTCTTGATCAAAGAGAGGCCGGATAATAATTTTAAACAGGGACGTGATTTAGGGACGTACGATGAACTGATCGCCGGGGCGGCCGGTAAATACGGTGTGGATATCTCCCTGGTGAAAGCTGTCATCAAGGCTGAATCAAATTTCAACCATAAAGCAGTTTCGAGAAAAGGCGCCAGAGGACTCATGCAGCTCATGCCTCAGACAGCCATAGCTCTTGGCGTGAGCGACTCCTTCCATCCCGGGGATAATATCGACGGTGGTATTCGTTACCTTTCCTCCCTGATCGGTCTCTACAACGGTGACCTGCTGCTGGCGCTTGCTGCCTATAATGCCGGCGAAGGAGCTGTTGCCAAGTACCGGGGTATTCCGCCTTATGCCGAGACCCGTACCTATGTCCGCTGTGTCCTGGATCATTACAAGCGATACAAAAAAGAGTCAAAGACCACGGCTACTGTATTGGTAAAACAGCCTCAATCGGAAGAGAGCCAGACTTATTCTCTTCATTCATTTTGA
- the gspG gene encoding type II secretion system major pseudopilin GspG: MIRRHIHWKPNKKGFTLVEILVVMVIIGLIAALVGPRLFPKLGKGKQSATKAQIELLGQTLDQFRLDVGRYPTTQEGLNALTVNPGVEKWDGPYLKKELPNDPWGRAYNYQCPGTHGEYDLFSYGRDGALGGEGEDQDVVSWK, from the coding sequence ATGATCCGGCGCCATATTCACTGGAAGCCCAACAAAAAAGGGTTCACGCTTGTGGAAATTCTTGTCGTCATGGTGATCATCGGTCTTATCGCCGCCCTCGTTGGACCCCGCCTTTTTCCGAAACTCGGCAAAGGCAAGCAGTCGGCAACGAAAGCGCAGATAGAACTTCTTGGTCAGACATTGGATCAGTTTCGGCTTGATGTGGGAAGGTATCCTACAACACAGGAGGGGTTAAACGCGCTCACGGTCAATCCCGGTGTCGAAAAATGGGATGGACCTTATCTCAAGAAAGAACTTCCCAATGACCCGTGGGGAAGAGCCTATAATTACCAGTGTCCCGGTACACACGGGGAATATGACCTCTTTTCTTATGGCAGGGACGGTGCTCTTGGTGGCGAGGGAGAGGACCAGGACGTAGTAAGCTGGAAATAA
- a CDS encoding CDGSH iron-sulfur domain-containing protein, translating to MEPKIAQKGPYLMELKAGKYYWCSCGHSQSQPFCNGLHAKLNTAMTPVETVIAKDTVVAWCGCKRTGAPPFCDSTHNYL from the coding sequence ATGGAACCTAAAATAGCACAAAAGGGACCTTACTTGATGGAGTTGAAAGCCGGCAAATATTATTGGTGCAGCTGTGGTCATTCTCAATCGCAGCCATTCTGTAACGGCTTACACGCAAAGCTCAACACAGCCATGACTCCCGTGGAAACGGTTATCGCTAAAGATACAGTAGTAGCGTGGTGTGGCTGTAAACGGACTGGAGCTCCGCCGTTCTGCGACAGTACGCATAATTATCTATAG
- a CDS encoding ABC transporter permease — protein sequence MITKFQVAYKNLLRKKIRSLLTLIGIALSSWVLVSLLGFNQGYEASLNKDIDNMGFQLMIMAKGCPYEAATMMLKGGTGLRYMDESIMKDIVKEPEVDKITPILMSAVFDPNKGESGGIAGYFGIEPKSFAEMKPFLKFRQGGWFADENSYETVMGFEAAELEQREVGDMILMPEMNVEFKVVGILERTGTQDDGTIFVPLKTLQKIFNRPDEITTIGIKLKKGVDSGPLEEKLYQLPDVQIVSLAQVKETIMKLISTAKVMVLSIAVIAILIAMVGVINTILTSVWERFQEIGILKTVGAMPWDIFKLIWIETLILCTTGGVVGIILALILARVTDIVMRSLLPYAPGGGLVLIDLKLVLVTLAGIICIGLLSGVYPAWKAGRIRPLEAIRGEAGR from the coding sequence ATGATCACAAAATTTCAGGTTGCGTATAAAAACCTGCTCAGAAAAAAAATCCGCAGTCTTCTTACCCTGATCGGCATTGCCCTTTCCTCATGGGTGCTTGTAAGCCTGCTGGGCTTCAATCAGGGCTACGAAGCCTCACTCAATAAAGACATAGACAACATGGGCTTTCAGTTGATGATCATGGCCAAAGGATGCCCGTATGAGGCGGCCACCATGATGCTGAAGGGAGGAACAGGGCTCCGTTATATGGATGAGTCCATTATGAAGGACATCGTTAAAGAGCCGGAAGTAGATAAGATCACGCCGATCCTTATGTCGGCCGTCTTCGATCCGAATAAAGGGGAAAGCGGTGGGATAGCCGGATACTTTGGCATAGAACCAAAGAGCTTTGCCGAAATGAAGCCCTTTCTCAAATTCAGGCAGGGGGGCTGGTTTGCCGATGAAAATTCCTATGAGACCGTCATGGGGTTCGAGGCGGCCGAGCTTGAGCAGCGAGAGGTAGGCGACATGATCCTCATGCCCGAGATGAACGTCGAATTCAAGGTGGTGGGCATACTGGAAAGGACAGGCACACAGGATGATGGGACCATCTTTGTACCCCTCAAGACGCTGCAAAAGATATTTAACAGACCCGATGAAATTACCACAATAGGCATCAAATTGAAAAAGGGCGTCGACAGCGGCCCCCTCGAGGAAAAGCTGTATCAGCTCCCCGATGTGCAGATAGTGAGCCTGGCGCAGGTGAAAGAGACCATCATGAAGCTTATTTCCACAGCCAAGGTAATGGTACTTTCGATCGCCGTCATTGCTATTTTGATCGCTATGGTCGGCGTCATAAATACGATCCTGACATCGGTATGGGAAAGATTCCAGGAAATCGGCATTCTGAAGACCGTCGGCGCTATGCCCTGGGACATATTCAAATTGATCTGGATCGAGACCCTGATCCTCTGCACGACGGGAGGCGTCGTTGGTATTATTCTGGCGCTGATACTTGCGCGCGTAACGGATATAGTGATGCGCAGTCTGCTGCCTTACGCCCCCGGCGGAGGTCTCGTGCTCATAGACCTGAAACTTGTACTGGTCACGTTGGCCGGAATCATTTGTATCGGCCTTCTCAGCGGCGTTTATCCCGCCTGGAAGGCCGGAAGGATCAGGCCCTTAGAGGCCATCAGGGGGGAGGCCGGCAGATGA
- a CDS encoding ABC transporter ATP-binding protein, whose protein sequence is MRENGISITATNLTKVYPRGNEKVISVNNVSFEILKGDFVSIIGPSGSGKTTLINLLGCLDNPTAGELYLGGRSIFGNGKRLSERELTKIRRETFGYIFQNFYLIPTLTVMENVMLPLTFYRKPGTEHEAIKLLKLLGLDHRLDHLPDQISGGEMQRVAIARAMVNMPEILLADEPTGNLDTKRSEEIVNVLKGLNRDVGLTIIMVTHNQKWARYADRMFEMRDGQIYQIDRESNKYIETEQQRACSE, encoded by the coding sequence ATGAGAGAAAACGGTATATCGATCACAGCAACAAACCTGACAAAGGTCTATCCCCGTGGAAATGAAAAAGTCATTTCCGTCAATAATGTTTCATTCGAGATACTCAAAGGGGATTTCGTATCTATCATCGGTCCATCGGGGTCTGGCAAAACCACACTGATCAATCTTCTGGGCTGCCTCGACAATCCGACGGCCGGAGAACTTTACCTCGGAGGCCGGTCGATCTTCGGCAACGGGAAACGTCTTTCGGAACGGGAACTGACGAAAATAAGGAGGGAGACATTCGGATATATTTTCCAGAATTTCTATCTCATCCCCACCCTGACCGTCATGGAGAACGTCATGCTGCCGCTCACATTCTACCGAAAACCCGGTACGGAGCATGAGGCGATCAAACTATTGAAACTCCTCGGGCTGGACCACCGGCTGGACCACCTCCCGGACCAGATCTCGGGTGGTGAGATGCAGCGGGTCGCCATAGCCAGGGCCATGGTGAATATGCCTGAAATCCTTCTCGCCGATGAGCCTACGGGAAACCTGGATACGAAACGGTCAGAAGAAATTGTGAATGTCCTAAAGGGGCTTAACAGGGATGTGGGATTGACAATCATCATGGTCACACACAACCAGAAATGGGCCCGGTATGCAGACCGGATGTTCGAGATGCGAGATGGCCAGATTTATCAGATTGATCGTGAATCAAACAAATATATTGAAACAGAGCAACAGCGGGCCTGTAGTGAATAG
- a CDS encoding nitrous oxide reductase accessory protein NosL, which yields MKKMYIPSIVLVVCFIFGGMAYAQTNDDVNLHKACCYCGMDRGSFNFSRMVIEYNDGTVNGICSIHCAAIDLANNIDKTPKSIKVGDFNGRQLIDAEKAFWVIGGKKPGVMSKRGKWAFEKKDDAENFVKTNEGKLASFEEAMKAAYEDMYADTKMIREKRKAKRMKMMEHKPDAR from the coding sequence ATGAAAAAAATGTATATTCCGAGTATTGTATTGGTTGTCTGTTTCATCTTCGGAGGAATGGCCTATGCCCAGACAAATGATGACGTCAATCTTCATAAAGCATGCTGCTATTGCGGTATGGACAGGGGCAGTTTCAATTTTTCCCGCATGGTGATCGAATATAATGATGGAACTGTCAATGGCATATGCAGCATCCATTGTGCTGCCATAGACCTGGCAAACAACATCGATAAGACGCCGAAATCGATTAAGGTCGGCGATTTTAATGGAAGACAGCTTATCGATGCAGAAAAAGCCTTTTGGGTTATTGGAGGTAAGAAGCCCGGGGTTATGTCCAAGAGGGGAAAATGGGCCTTTGAAAAAAAGGATGATGCAGAGAACTTCGTGAAGACAAACGAGGGGAAGCTCGCCTCCTTTGAAGAGGCAATGAAAGCGGCCTATGAAGATATGTACGCAGACACTAAAATGATAAGGGAAAAAAGGAAAGCGAAGCGGATGAAGATGATGGAGCACAAACCTGATGCTCGCTGA
- a CDS encoding nitrous oxide reductase accessory protein NosL — MKRVMSWVIILCLVAVSLAEGSDTTTLPPKDKCPVCGMFVSMFADWNARIAFKDSTRAIFDGSKDMFKYYLDIKKYNPSKSKEEVTAIIVKDYYSKTDIDALQAFFVIWSDVYGPMGHEPIPFEKEVDAKKFLCEHKGKDILRFKDISTDMITSLDNP, encoded by the coding sequence ATGAAAAGAGTCATGTCTTGGGTAATCATTCTTTGTCTTGTTGCCGTTTCATTGGCAGAGGGATCTGATACTACAACTCTTCCACCAAAAGATAAATGCCCTGTCTGCGGAATGTTCGTTTCAATGTTTGCCGACTGGAATGCCCGGATCGCGTTTAAAGACTCAACACGTGCAATATTTGACGGATCCAAGGATATGTTTAAGTATTACTTGGATATAAAAAAATATAATCCGTCAAAAAGTAAAGAAGAAGTGACTGCAATTATTGTGAAGGATTACTATTCCAAAACGGATATCGACGCTCTGCAGGCATTTTTTGTGATTTGGAGCGATGTGTATGGTCCAATGGGTCATGAACCCATACCTTTTGAAAAAGAAGTCGATGCGAAGAAGTTCCTGTGCGAGCATAAAGGTAAAGACATTCTCAGGTTCAAGGATATCAGCACAGATATGATTACATCACTCGATAATCCCTGA
- a CDS encoding response regulator transcription factor has protein sequence MTIRVLLADDHKIIRDGLRTLIEKEAGMEVVAEAENGRKAVKLAEKLAPNVIVMDVSMPDMNGIDATRKIMAGLSNVKVIGLSMHSDRRFVLGMLEAGASGYLLKDCAFSELATAIRQVTTGHTYLSPSIADVVVKGYLNKVHTSSLKTHSILSPREREVLQLIAEGMTAKEIAAHLYLSIKTVETHRRNIMEKLNMYSIAEITKHAIREGLVTLDD, from the coding sequence ATGACCATCAGAGTTCTTCTTGCCGATGATCACAAGATTATTCGCGATGGCCTGCGCACCCTGATAGAAAAAGAAGCAGGGATGGAGGTTGTTGCCGAAGCGGAAAACGGCAGAAAAGCAGTCAAGCTGGCTGAGAAGCTGGCGCCCAACGTCATCGTTATGGATGTAAGCATGCCGGATATGAATGGGATAGATGCCACTCGAAAAATCATGGCCGGATTGTCTAATGTAAAGGTGATTGGTCTCTCCATGCACTCGGACCGCCGGTTTGTACTCGGTATGCTGGAAGCCGGCGCATCGGGCTACCTGCTGAAGGATTGCGCCTTTAGTGAGCTTGCCACTGCCATTCGTCAGGTTACAACGGGACATACCTATCTGAGCCCAAGCATTGCAGACGTGGTTGTGAAGGGATATCTCAACAAAGTGCATACTTCTTCCCTGAAAACACATTCCATACTGAGTCCGAGGGAACGCGAAGTCCTGCAACTGATTGCGGAGGGTATGACAGCGAAGGAAATCGCCGCTCATTTATATCTGAGCATCAAGACCGTCGAAACCCATCGACGGAATATCATGGAGAAACTGAATATGTATAGCATCGCTGAGATTACGAAACACGCCATTCGAGAGGGATTGGTTACACTCGATGATTGA
- a CDS encoding PAS domain S-box protein, with amino-acid sequence METRRSNELRGKTEAKLISRKKTSQKKPDEDIHKHVHELQVYRIELEKQNEELSRMYERFNLAVDAANIGVWDWDIQKNELIWDDRMYGLYGISKEDFSGAYEAWLKGVHPDDRAASHEISKQALRGEKEYNTEFRILWPDGTIRILKAHGLVIRDSEGRPLRMTGINYDITERKWAEDEIRKLNEELDQRVQERTRELDKVKDKVKQETTERISIEGSLKKSETLLQKIMENLPVGVLIVDHNGKIISGNRASQEIWGGARYVDIERYGEYKCWWIDTGKLIKPHEWRAARAVTKGEISLNEEIEIECFDGSHKFILHSAVPLINEEGNVTGAIVVNQDITELKRAERKRLDDALYARSLIEASLDPLVTISSDGKIMDVNKATENATGLSRERLIGSDFADYFTEPDMARKGYQEVFSKGFVRDYPLAIRNVSGRVMEVLYNASLYRNESGDIKGILAAARDMTDHIKMEEAIHESETLYHQFFQNSVAGSFRTIYNPSTRDARRIDCNEAHARMLGYDRREDASGLDIKDIFSSGHEFKNYIHDLLEKKILRNYKLSLQHKDGKRIWVLLNASARKYKGDLIMIEGTMVDISELVDAEKNLKDINEQLGLLTTELIMTEERERRKISIDLHDNIGQTLALTKIKLESLKQLASKHEFTIILDQIGDLVNQSIQQARSLMTELSPSILYELGFTEAIDWLSEQMEADYGLQIILNDDLKKRDIDEEVQVLLYRAVRELLLNVVKHARASTAYLTLQTAGKNIRITVKDKGIGFDISTIDETTKETGGFGLLSIKERIKHIGGLVEIRSGRGYGTCVTLVAPRKNPKKRRYKK; translated from the coding sequence ATGGAAACAAGACGATCTAACGAACTCCGCGGAAAGACAGAAGCAAAGCTTATTTCCCGGAAGAAGACATCACAAAAGAAACCTGATGAAGATATCCACAAGCATGTCCATGAATTGCAGGTTTACCGGATTGAACTCGAAAAGCAGAACGAAGAGCTGAGCCGGATGTACGAAAGATTTAACCTGGCTGTCGATGCTGCTAACATTGGAGTCTGGGACTGGGACATCCAGAAGAATGAGTTGATCTGGGATGATCGGATGTATGGGCTCTATGGCATCAGCAAGGAAGACTTTTCTGGCGCATATGAGGCCTGGCTCAAAGGAGTCCACCCTGATGACCGTGCCGCTAGTCATGAGATTTCAAAGCAGGCATTGCGCGGTGAGAAAGAATACAATACCGAGTTTCGGATCCTTTGGCCGGATGGCACTATAAGGATTCTTAAGGCTCATGGATTGGTTATTCGGGATTCAGAGGGCAGGCCCCTGCGCATGACAGGGATCAATTATGACATAACCGAACGCAAATGGGCTGAGGACGAAATCCGCAAGCTAAACGAAGAACTGGATCAACGAGTGCAGGAGCGGACACGGGAGCTGGATAAGGTAAAAGATAAGGTCAAACAAGAAACCACTGAAAGGATATCTATTGAGGGGTCATTAAAAAAGAGCGAGACACTCCTGCAGAAAATAATGGAAAATCTGCCAGTCGGTGTCTTGATAGTAGACCACAATGGGAAAATCATCTCGGGAAATCGTGCAAGTCAGGAAATCTGGGGCGGAGCCAGGTATGTGGATATCGAGCGCTACGGCGAGTATAAGTGTTGGTGGATTGACACGGGAAAGCTGATAAAACCACATGAGTGGAGAGCAGCGAGGGCTGTAACGAAAGGGGAGATCTCCCTCAATGAAGAGATCGAAATTGAGTGTTTTGACGGGTCCCACAAATTTATTCTTCACTCAGCGGTGCCTCTGATCAATGAAGAGGGCAACGTTACAGGCGCCATAGTCGTCAACCAGGATATAACGGAGCTCAAGCGGGCCGAACGGAAGCGTCTCGATGATGCCCTCTATGCCCGCAGTCTCATCGAGGCTAGCCTCGACCCCCTTGTGACGATCAGTTCTGACGGCAAGATCATGGACGTTAACAAAGCGACAGAGAACGCAACAGGTCTGTCCCGTGAACGATTGATCGGTAGCGATTTTGCTGATTATTTCACAGAACCGGACATGGCGCGGAAGGGATACCAGGAGGTTTTCTCAAAAGGTTTTGTCCGCGATTATCCGCTGGCTATCCGGAATGTTTCGGGAAGGGTGATGGAGGTGCTTTACAATGCATCGTTGTACCGAAACGAGTCAGGGGACATCAAGGGTATCTTAGCCGCCGCCCGCGACATGACAGACCATATAAAAATGGAAGAGGCCATTCATGAATCGGAGACTCTATACCACCAGTTCTTTCAAAACAGCGTAGCCGGAAGTTTTCGCACCATTTATAATCCGTCCACCAGAGATGCCCGGCGTATCGACTGCAACGAAGCCCACGCGAGGATGCTGGGCTACGACAGGCGGGAAGATGCGTCAGGCCTCGATATAAAAGATATTTTCTCTTCTGGTCACGAGTTTAAAAATTATATCCATGATCTTCTGGAAAAGAAAATCCTCAGAAATTATAAGCTTTCTCTCCAGCACAAGGATGGAAAACGCATATGGGTCCTCTTAAATGCAAGTGCCCGTAAATATAAGGGTGATCTGATAATGATTGAGGGAACCATGGTCGATATTTCCGAGCTGGTGGATGCGGAAAAGAATCTCAAAGATATCAATGAACAGCTTGGATTGCTTACGACGGAACTAATTATGACGGAGGAGCGGGAACGGCGGAAAATCTCTATTGATCTCCATGACAATATCGGGCAAACCCTGGCCCTGACCAAAATCAAATTGGAATCCCTAAAGCAGCTGGCTTCAAAGCATGAATTCACGATCATCCTGGATCAAATCGGGGATCTCGTCAACCAATCCATTCAACAGGCAAGGTCGCTGATGACAGAACTCAGTCCTTCCATTCTCTATGAGCTTGGATTCACCGAAGCCATCGATTGGCTGAGCGAACAGATGGAGGCCGACTACGGTCTTCAGATTATCCTGAATGATGATCTTAAAAAGCGCGATATCGATGAAGAAGTTCAGGTGCTCCTCTATAGGGCCGTGAGAGAACTGCTCCTGAATGTTGTCAAACATGCGAGGGCAAGCACAGCTTATCTCACTCTTCAGACGGCAGGCAAAAACATCCGGATTACCGTTAAAGATAAAGGGATTGGCTTTGATATCTCCACTATCGATGAGACAACAAAAGAAACCGGGGGTTTTGGTCTTCTCAGCATAAAGGAGCGCATTAAACATATCGGTGGCCTCGTAGAGATCAGAAGCGGCAGGGGATATGGTACCTGTGTCACACTCGTGGCGCCACGGAAAAACCCGAAAAAAAGGAGGTATAAAAAATGA
- the gspM gene encoding type II secretion system protein GspM: MKKKSKILVVAIPLMIILLGAVIYQYGYLRAQTELTAMEDTRSVKSKTLEKYITLIADKPRIEEKLNALRETRKAENSKMIEGQTPSLAAAALQNTIKVMITARGGTISSERAEKPEDTGKFKMITVTIDAVLPDTRALGDTLYAIETQTPYLVVRELDTRIRNFREPRDLIVKLKVSGLTGGK, from the coding sequence ATGAAAAAAAAGAGTAAGATTCTTGTTGTCGCCATCCCTCTCATGATCATCCTCCTCGGTGCTGTCATATACCAATATGGTTATTTGAGAGCCCAGACGGAATTGACCGCCATGGAAGACACAAGGTCTGTCAAGTCGAAGACCCTTGAGAAATATATAACTCTGATTGCCGATAAACCCCGAATCGAAGAGAAATTGAACGCTCTGAGGGAGACCAGAAAGGCTGAAAATTCCAAAATGATCGAGGGGCAGACCCCCTCCCTCGCAGCCGCTGCCCTTCAGAATACCATCAAGGTTATGATCACCGCGAGGGGAGGAACCATCTCCAGCGAGAGGGCAGAAAAACCGGAGGATACCGGAAAGTTCAAAATGATTACCGTCACGATTGATGCGGTGCTTCCCGATACGAGGGCCCTCGGCGACACCCTGTACGCCATTGAGACACAAACCCCTTATCTTGTTGTTCGGGAGCTGGACACAAGAATAAGGAATTTCAGGGAACCGAGGGATTTGATAGTGAAACTGAAAGTGTCGGGACTGACAGGAGGGAAATGA
- a CDS encoding PilN domain-containing protein, with translation MKTAEVMRKTTFFITDTVAKMSKWGEPLWKVLSFSIADDRIAPRQCLSVLIERGGISVAYGSRLFSRMKIRGIRRYFFEEGKYPTPESLSSAVALAVNDLKAARAQVLLIIPKAWAIMKTAELPLTVKDNLSDVISFELDRLTPLSSERAFYDFRIIAEDENRLQIMLAAMKTDVLQPYVEALREKGITVSRVVVSLSAIGTLSHYVHRRGNTIFVEIHSNGYEGGLIHNGKLKTSFTGNFEPGDEQSIINSLIEEINSLVGMVKEKGEVPEVFVNNQVSGKWKTILQERISVPVRFIGEMDLKLQLLNRGNVTEVPYTAIGGVLESLWYNAEGMNLLDKGIHKPQKTPFAATIVLLSILAALCVFWLTSPLQIEEKKIEAIDREIMARKDEVKKAEALKKDLEGVEKEIYTINSFKSSRPMVLNLLKEMTRVLPKNTWLSRLRITDSTVEIEGYSASATEILPKLEASGYFKKAEFSSPTFRDTRINADRFIIKMEIETSPEEKARNEKKE, from the coding sequence ATGAAGACCGCTGAAGTGATGAGGAAAACCACATTTTTTATTACGGACACAGTGGCAAAAATGTCCAAATGGGGCGAGCCCTTGTGGAAGGTACTCTCCTTCAGTATCGCCGATGACCGTATTGCGCCCAGGCAATGTCTGTCTGTTCTGATTGAAAGAGGCGGCATTTCTGTTGCGTACGGTTCCCGGTTATTTTCCCGAATGAAAATCCGGGGAATCAGGAGATACTTCTTTGAGGAAGGAAAGTATCCGACACCGGAAAGCCTCTCCTCTGCTGTGGCGCTGGCGGTAAACGATCTCAAGGCTGCCAGGGCTCAAGTCCTGCTCATCATCCCCAAGGCCTGGGCCATTATGAAGACTGCCGAGTTGCCTCTCACCGTCAAAGACAACCTCTCCGATGTCATTTCCTTTGAACTGGACAGGCTGACCCCACTCTCCTCCGAAAGGGCTTTCTATGACTTCCGGATTATCGCAGAGGATGAAAACCGCCTTCAGATCATGCTCGCGGCGATGAAGACCGATGTACTTCAGCCCTATGTGGAGGCCCTCAGGGAAAAAGGTATTACCGTCAGTCGGGTTGTTGTCAGCCTCTCAGCAATAGGCACGCTCAGCCATTACGTTCATAGGAGAGGGAATACCATCTTTGTGGAAATCCATTCCAATGGATACGAGGGCGGGCTCATCCACAACGGTAAACTGAAGACCTCTTTCACGGGAAATTTTGAGCCAGGGGACGAGCAATCAATAATCAATTCTCTCATTGAAGAGATCAATTCACTTGTCGGAATGGTGAAAGAAAAAGGGGAGGTACCTGAGGTATTCGTCAATAATCAAGTGTCCGGAAAATGGAAGACCATTCTTCAGGAAAGGATAAGCGTACCGGTCAGGTTCATCGGGGAGATGGATCTCAAGCTTCAATTATTGAATAGGGGAAACGTGACGGAGGTTCCCTATACTGCCATAGGGGGAGTTTTGGAGTCCCTGTGGTACAACGCAGAGGGAATGAACCTCCTTGACAAAGGTATTCATAAACCTCAAAAGACCCCCTTCGCTGCAACGATTGTCTTACTTTCCATTCTTGCCGCATTGTGCGTGTTCTGGCTCACATCTCCTCTTCAGATCGAGGAAAAGAAGATCGAAGCCATCGACCGGGAAATTATGGCTCGCAAAGACGAGGTTAAAAAGGCCGAGGCCCTGAAAAAGGATTTGGAAGGGGTAGAAAAAGAGATATACACGATCAATTCTTTCAAGTCATCCCGGCCCATGGTGCTGAACCTGCTCAAGGAAATGACCAGGGTTTTGCCGAAGAACACCTGGCTTTCCAGACTCAGAATTACCGATTCGACCGTAGAAATAGAAGGTTATTCTGCCTCAGCAACAGAAATACTGCCGAAGCTGGAGGCTTCCGGGTATTTCAAAAAAGCAGAGTTTTCATCTCCTACCTTCAGAGATACCAGAATAAATGCAGACCGGTTCATCATTAAAATGGAAATTGAAACTTCACCGGAGGAAAAGGCAAGGAATGAAAAAAAAGAGTAA